The stretch of DNA CTATGTCTATGACCCGGAGGCCGGTGATCCCGATAACGGGGTTCCCAAAGGGACCAAGTTCAAAGACCTTCCGGATGATTGGACATGTCCTGTTTGCGGAGCCAGTAAAGATCAGTTCGAAAAAGAGTAGAAGCTCTTTTTAGGTACGATCTGCATTCATAGTGCCGTCCGGGAGAGAACCCACGGGTGTGCTTCAAGGCATCCGAGAGAATGGTTGCTCCCGGACGCACGTCAAATGCGTTTTCAGAGCCCGTATCTCGCCAAAGATCCGCCCGCAGAAGTAATGACTTCCGCCCTTAAGATCCGATCCTTCTTCTTTTCTGCGGTCAATGATGAGCCGTTTTAGTTGCGCCCGATTGGGACGGCCGAGGTTTTAATCCACAGAGTATCCGGTGTGCTGGGATTCGCCATTGCTTCCGGCGCCACCGCAAAAGGGGTCGATATGAGTGAAAGCAAGCTTGGGGGTGGAGGGTTTAGGAATCATTTGGCGGGCGAAAAAAGCCCTTATCTGCTCCAGCATGCGGATAATCCGGTGGATTGGTATCCGTGGAATGAAGAAGCCTTCAGCAAGGCGAAACTGGAAGACAAGCCAATTTTTCTTTCCATCGGATACGCTACCTGCCACTGGTGCCATGTGATGGCTCACGAATCCTTCGAGGACGAGGAGGCGGCTCGAGTTCTCAACGGATCCTTTGTGTCGATCAAAGTGGACAGGGAAGAAAGACCGGACATCGATCAGATCTACATGTCCGTTTGTCAGGCCTTGACCAAGAGCGGCGGATGGCCCCTCACCATCATCATGACTCCGGACGCCAAACCTTTTTTTGCCGGAACCTACTTCCCCAAGAAAGGGCGCATGGGCATGCCCGGCTTGATGGACATACTGGGCCAGATCTCCGATCTGTGGAAAAACGATCGAGAGCGTATCTTCCGGCTTGGCAACGAGATTACCCGCGCGCTTCAGTCCTCTTCCGAACGCTCTTCACCCCCGCGCACGCTCGATGTCAATACGCTTCAAAAAGCATATAGTTATCTGTCCCGCAATTTCGATCCTAAATACGGCGGCTTTGGTTCGGCGCCTAAATTCCCTTCTCCTCATCAGCTGACGTTTCTGATCCGATGGCACACTCGACGCAATGACCCTGTTGCCGGAAAAATGGTGATCGAGACCCTTGACGCGATGAGGAACGGGGGCATCTTCGACCAGATCGGCTTCGGGTTTCACAGATACTCGGTGGACGAACGATGGCTGGTCCCCCACTTCGAAAAAATGCTGTACGATCAGGCCCTGTTGCTCATGGCCTATGTGGAAGCGTATCAGGCTTTTGGCGAAGAGCGGTTTGCAAGAACGGCCCGCGAAATTTGCACGTATGTTCTGCGCGACATGACGGCTCCGGAAGGAGGCTTCTACTCGGCGGAAGACGCGGACAGCGAGGGCAAGGAGGGTCTGTTTTACGTCTGGAAGCCTGAAGAGCTCATCCGACTCCTTGGAAAAGAAGCAGGCGACCTGTTCTGCGATTTCTATAATATCCAGGCTGGAGGCAATTTCGAGGAGGGATACAGCATTCCCCACGTTACTCACGGCGCGGACGTCTTGGCCAGGCGTATGAACATGGAACGCTCCCAACTCGTGAACGCACTTGATGCATCCAGGGCGCGTCTGTTCGAAGTTCGAGAAAAGCGGGTCCATCCGCTCAAGGACGACAAGATCATCGCCTCTTGGAATGGCATGATGATCGCTTCAATGGCCAAGGCGTACCAGGCTCTGAGAGAACCCGCATACATATCGGCGGCCGCCAATGCCGCGGATTTTATTCTTAATAGGCTTCGCTCATCCGACGGTGCTCTGATCAGACGATTCAGGGAGGGCGAGGCGGCGCACGCCGGGTTCGCGGACGATTACGCTTTCCTGATATGGGGACTGATCGAGCTTTACGAGGCCACGTTTGAGGTCCGATTTCTCAAACACGCGGTCGCCCTGAACGATCGCATGTTGGACTTGTTCTGGGACGATTCGGGAAAGGGATTCTTCTTCACGGGAAAAGAAAATGAGAAGTTGATCGCCCGGACTAAGGAACTATACGATGGCGCCGTGCCTTCGTGCAACTCGGTGGGCGTGCTCAATCTAATGCGACTCGGACGAATGACCGGCAGGGTGGATCTGGAACAGAAGGCGGACGAAGCGATCAAGGCCTTTTCTTCCGAACTGGCGGAAGCGCCCATGGCGCACACACAGTTTATGAACGCACTGGACTTTATGATCGGACCGAGCCGGGAAATCGTCATAGCCGGGGATCCGGTCTCGGAAATGACGATGCGCATGATCGAGAAGATTCATGCCCGCTTTCTTCCGAACAAGGTCCTGCTCCTCCGGGAGGGAGGGAAACATGGCGACGAGCTGATCGATTTGTCGCCGTTTGTCGAGCCTCTGCGTCCGATCGAGGGCCGTCCTACGGCCTACGTCTGCGAACAATATGCGTGCAAGACTCCCGTTATGGACGTGGATTCCCTGGAAAACGTGCTTGGATAAGGAATGGTGCAAAGAGGAAGTTTCCGGGCCGGCCGGTGTATGTCTGCCTCTTTATTCCCGAAAATCCGTGGTTAAATAAAGCATACGGAGATAAACAAGCTGGAGCGTCCTTCAGGCGACAAGTGCGGACGGTGGGGTGGGTCGATTCCCTTGTTGTGCGGGCAGGATTGCCGTGATACGTAGAGGGAAGAACGAGATCTCATTGAAAGCGAGAAGAGAATGCGTGTGATCGTTATATTGCGTCCCTGCAAGTTCGAAAGGAGAGTCAAATGTCATCAAAGGAGAACCTGATCAAGATTTTCGAGTACGCGCTCAATCAGGAGAAAACAGGGATGAGTTTCTTCCGGACCTCCATCGATCGCATGGGGATTGGGTCGGCTATTGATGCATTCAGGAAGCTGATAAAGGAAGAACAGCGTCACATTGACTTCATCAGCCGGATACTCGAAAACCTGAAAGAAAAGGACGAGGTCGAAATTCCCGATATGAAGGAAGTGGCTATCAAGGAAACCGACTTCTTTGACGATCGCTCTGAATCGGAGTTTCTTGAGCAATGTATCGAGGGCTCCATGGTCCCCGACGTTACCGTATTTAATACGGCATGGTTGATAGAGAAGGACCTCAGTGAGTTCTATGAAAAAATGGCGTCTCAGACGGCGGGCAAAGCGAAGCAAGCCCTTGAAATGTTGTCCCGATGGGAAAAAAGCCACGAGATTTTTTTCAGAAAGTATCGGGACAAATTAAGCGACATGTACTCTCGAATGCCGTGGGGCGGATGACGAGCGGGATTTGGACGAATCGGCCGGGTCCGATTCGCTGTATGTGGAGGTTGGAAAACAGAGGAACCTGAACGCTTCAATCAGGATGTTTCGGGCTTTAAAGCCCGGTAATCGATGTTCCGATGTTGGGGTGAGCCGTCGGAATACGAACGACCAGTTCGAGTCATAAGGAGATATACCATGAAAACGATTGAGATCAAGGGAATGTCATGTAAACACTGTGTGGCTGCGGTTACAAAAGCCCTGAATGAAATTAAGGGACTGAGTGATGTTTCGGTGAACCTCGAGAAGGGGGAAGCCAGCTTCGAGAAAGCGGCGTCCGTTGACGACTCCGCCATCAAGGCGGCGGTTAAAAGAGCCGGCTACGAAGTGGTTTGAGTCCGGCGTAGGCAAACCTCCGGATCCATGTGAGCCCGGAAGAGGAATGCGACCAACGTTAGAGTTATGATCTGCCTGAGAGAGGAGGAGGATGCCGATGATCTATGCCTTCAACGCGAATGAGATCCTTCAGATGGCCATTGACGTCGAGGAAAACGGCCTCGTGTTTTACGAGCTAGCACAGGAAAAAGTGGAGGAGCCGGAAGTCAAGGACATATTCCGATTTCTGGCCGGAGAAGAAAGGGCGCACAAGAAACAGTTCGAGTCTCTCAAGGCTGCCCTGCCTGAATCGGCCAAAGCCGAAACGGTGTGGGATCCGAATGACCAAATGGTGCAATATCTTCAGATGATGGCCGATTTGCACGTATTCGGGAAGGCGGGCGTATCTGAAAAATACCTCGAACACGTGAAGAGCACCGAGGACGCCTTGAATATGGCCATCCAGTTCGAGAAGGATTCCATCATCTTCTTTCTTTCCCTGGAAGAAGCCGTCGAGGATCGTCAGGCGCGCCTGAAGGTAATGGACCTGATCAACGAGGAGCGCCAACACATCAAGAAGTTGGCGCTGAAACTCAGGCAGTTGAGACGATAGTTTTCGGCTTTGGAAACGGGTATCGTTCGTTCGATAGAGGGAAACGGTTACCACGTTTTCCTCTGGTTCCTTCCCGAAACCTTTTTCAGCATTGCCCGGCGCCCGAGATCGTGCGGCTGAAGTTTTGAAACGGCTTGGACTTTCCTTGCACCCCTGATATGGTTAAGGTGGATCTCGACGGGTCCAGTTCGTGTTGGAACGCAACAGCTCATGGCTGATTGTTCGTCTTGGAGGAAGAGCCGGATATGAGTGCACAAAATAATCGGGAAATGGAGCCGGAAAGGTCGATCCTCATAGAAGAAGCGGTCGAGAATACAAACGAAGCGTTTGTCACGATCGACGAAGATCATCGAGTGCTCTTTTTCAATCGGGCTGCGGAAAAGCTGTTCGGTTACAGCCGGGATGAAGTGGTGGGCCGGGATTTGAACCTGATCCTCTCGTCCGACTGCTCGGTGCGACATCGCCGCGCAGTAACGCGTTACCTCGAAAGTAAGCAGGCTGTTCGAATCGGACACGCGAGCGAGCTCATGGTTTCTCGAAAGAACGGCGAGCAGTTCCCGGCTTCCATTTCATTTTCCGTTTCGGAAATCCATGGTAAATCGTATTTTACGGCCATCCTGCAAGATCTCACTGAACGAAAAGCACTTCAAGAGCAGCTTCTGAAAAACGAACGACTCGCTGCTTTGGGCCAGGTCGTGGCCGAGATTACGCACGAGATCAAGAATCCCCTCATTTCCATCGGAGGATTCGCGCAACAGCTGGCTCGAAAAGCAACCGACGACGCCAGCGCAAAAAAATTGGAGATCATTTGTCGCGAGACTTCTCGCCTGGAAAAATTGCTGGCCGAGTTGAGGGAATTATACCATCCGGGCGCACAGGATTTTCGCCCGGTGGATATCCGGCAATTGCTGGCCGATGTCATTCATCTCAGCAACCCCGGCTGCTCCGAGAAGCGCGTTACCATCGAATATGAAACGGGCGAGGAGCCCGTACTGGTTCAAGGCGACAAGGACAAACTCACCCAGGTCTTCTTAAACCTGATACAAAACTCCTCCGAAGCAATGACGCACGGAGGGAAGATAACCGTCCAATCCCGGTCAACGGACGACTCCGTGGTTATCACCGTGTCGGATGAAGGGCCGGGCGTTTCGGAGGAGCTTCTCGACAAGCTTTTCTCTCCTTTTGTAACAACGAAGAAACACGGCAGCGGGCTTGGATTGGCGATTTCGAAGAGGATCGTGGAAGACCACCATGGAAAGATCCTGGCCAAGAGCGCGGAAGGCAAGGGAACCCAAATGATCATCACCTTGCCCCTCCTCGATCGAAAATAGCCGGCAAACAGTGATGTCAACGAGTCCGAAGACGATTGATGGCATGATAAAGCCAAGGGAAGGGAGGCGGAACCATGAGACCTTTCAAGATCGCTGAGAACATATACTGGGTTGGAGCGATTGATTGGAATGTGAGGGACTTCCATGGGTACTCGACGTATCAAGGTACGACCTACAACGCGTATCTCGTCATGGATGAAAAGGTCACGTTGATCGATGTCGTTAAGAAGCCGTTCGTGCGGGATATGCTGGACCGCGTTCGTCAGATTGTGGATCCGAAAAAGATCGACATTCTCATCAGCAATCACACGGAACCGGACCATACGGGGGCCATGCCCCACGTACTGGACGCCATCGGCGCTGACAAGCCTTTGTACTGCTCCAAAATGGGTCACAAGAATTTGCAGCTCCACTTTCACAAGGACTGGAACTTCCAACCGGTCGAAACCGGCGGGACCTTGAAGATCGGAAAGCGCACCCTGACGTTTCTGGAAACTCGAATGCTGCATTGGCCCGACAGTATGTTCACTTATGTGAATGAAGATAAGCTTCTGTTTTCGAGTGACGCTTTCGGGCAGCACTACGCCGGTCCGGAAAGATTTGACGATGAAGTCGGCGATGCCATCATGCCGCACGCTTTGAAATATTTTGCCAACATCCTGACCCCTTACGCTCCTCTGATTTTGAAGCTCGTGGAAAAGGTCACGGACCTGGGACTCGAACTGAACACGATATGTCCCGATCACGGAGTCATCTGGAGGCAGGACCCCGAAAAGATTATTAACAAGTATGTCGAGTGGAGTCTGCAGAAGCCAAAGAAAAAGGCGGTGGTGGTATTCGACAGCATGTGGGAAAGCACGCGCATGATGGCCGAAGCCATAGTGGAAGGGCTTGTGGAAAAAGGCATCAAGACAGTGCCCATGAGGCTGCGCGCCTGTCACCGAAGCGACATCATTACCGAGATTCACGAAGCAGGCGCGGTCATCGTTGGTTCTCCGACGCTCAACAACGGACTTTTCCCCACGGTGGCCGACTTTCTCGCCTATATGAAGGGCCTGCGTCCTCAGAATAAAATCGGAGCCGCCTTCGGCTCGTATGGATGGAGCGGGGAGGCCGTCAAACTGATCGAGGCGGAACTCGATGCCGCGAAAATGAAACTGGTGGAACCCGGTCTGAATATTCATTTTGTCCCCGGTTCGGAAGGACTCGAGTCCTGCTTTGAATTCGGGGCGAAAATCGGCAAGGCCCTGCTGGCTCGGATCTCCGATTGAATCTGAAGCCGGCCGAAATCGCTGTTCCGATCGGGATTCGAAGGAAAGCCGATGAGCGATCCGATGGACGGAATATTCCGATGCCCTGCCGGCGGAACGCCATTCGAGATGAAAGCAACATCGGAAAAAATCGCCTGACGGGGAGAAGTACCCGGTACTGACAGGTAATGCGACGCATCATTGAATCTAACGTCCCATGCCGCAACGGAGATTCCTCGTAATGAAAGTGGTTGGTATTTACGGAAGTCCTCGAAAGAATGGAAACAGCGACGTCCTTTTGGATAAAGCGCTCGAAGGGGCTCAATCCCTGGGTGCTGAAGTATCCAAACTGTTTGCCAGAAAACTGAACATAGGGGGTTGCCTCGAGTGCGGTGGATGCGATGAAACCGGCGCCTGTGTGATTCGGGACGACATGGACCGCGTCTACGCCGAGCTTTTGACCGCGGACGCCGTGATCATGGCTGCGCCTGTTTTCTTTTACGGTGTTCCCGCTCAGCTCAAGGCCCTCATCGATCGCTGCCAGGCCATGTGGTCCAAACGCAGGATCGAGAAATCGCCCGAGCAGAGAAAAACCTACGACAGAGGGCGGGGCTATTTGATCGGGGTGGGGGCCAGCAGAGGAAAACAGCTGTTCGACGGTATGGAACTCACGGCCAAGTACTTTTATGACGCTCTGGACATGAGTTACGAGGGCAGTTTGTTGATGAGAGGACTGGACGCCAAAGAAGATGCGGTCCAGAAGCCGAAAATGTTGGCCGAAGCCTTCGAATTCGGCAGGCAGGTAGTCCAGGCCGCGAAATAAGGGGACTTGGAAGCGGTCCGTATCGAGGCCTGCCCAAGAGCGGCGACCGGTATTTCAAAGAGAACGCCTTTCACCTCGAATCCTTCGACGTGACGTCAGTGAACCGCGGTCCAGCTCAGGCTTCGGCGGGAGAAATGAGTGGAAGCCCCTGAAAGGACAGGCCGGGCTCTGAGGAAACGAGTAGCCGGGCTGCTGAGCGCCGGCGATGTCGACTCGATCCTGTGTCAACTGATCGAGCTGCCCGCCCGAAAGATCATCAATCCGCTGATTTTAGCGCTCTACTCCGGAGACGAAGAAACACGTTGGCGCGCCGTGCTCAGCGTCGGCGCCGTGGTCGCACATCTGGCCCAAGAAGACATGGAATCCGCCCGGGTCATCATGCGCCGCTTCATGTGGAGCTTGAACGATGAGTCCGGCGGCATCGGCTGGGGGGCGCCCGAGGCCATGGGCGAGATCATGGCTCGCCACGAAGGACTGGCTCGAGAGTTCGCGCCGATCCTCATCTCTTACCTGAGAGAAGACGGCAATTTCCTGGAACTCGAGGCACTGCAGCGAGGGGCCGTCTGGGCTGTTGCACGGGCGGGTCAAGTGCGGCCCGACCTGTTCCGCGCGGCCGGCCCCCACCTCCTACCCTACCTGGAATCAACCGATCCAGCGGTGCGCGGGCTAGCCGCATGGTCGTTAGGCGTGTTGGGTTTCCGCGGCGCCCGAAACAAGCTCGAGGCCCTGCTTGCAGACCATGCCGAAATCATCATTGCTCCCGAACATCGGCCCATTGCCACGCGAGTCAGCCGATTGGCGAGGGAGGCGCTGAACGCGCTTTCGGAACAGCCCGCGTGAACCGGCCTGTTCGAACCGCGACCAACCCGCTTAACCCGGGGCCGCGCGAGCAAAACGGTCATTCAGGAGGCACAAAGCAGGGACGTATTGCAATACGCCCCACGGTGTCCGCCTTTCAAAACGAGCCGAGGTTCCGGCTAGGCCTGGAAAAGCTCCGTACTCAAATACCGCTCCCCGGTGCTGGGCAATACTGTGACCAGCCGTTTCCCCTTGTTTTCGGGCCGTCGGGCCAATTCCAGAGCAGCGGCGACGGCCGCCCCGGAAGATATGCCGCACAGAAGTCCTTCGATTTTGGCCAGGTCCCTGGCCGTTTCGAAAGCCTGATCGTTCGAGACGGTAACCACCTCGTCTAGAATGCTTGTGTTCAGCACCTTGGGTACAAAGCCCGCGCCAATACCCTGTATTTTGTGGGGACCGGGCTGACCGCCGGAAAGCACCGGCGAATGGATGGGCTCAACCGCCACGGCCTTGAAGCCCGGCTTCCGGGCCTTAATCACCTCGGCAACACCCGTGATGGTGCCCCCGGTGCCGACGCCGCCCACGAATAGATCCACCTCCCCGCCGGTATCCTGCCATATTTCTTCCGCCGTCGTTTTTCGATGGATTTCAGGATTGGCCGGGTTTTCAAACTGATTGGGCATATAGGCATTACTCTCGTTCGCCAAGACCTCCCGGGCCTTGGCGATGGCGCCTTTCATGCCTTCGGCTCCGGGCGTCAGAATCAGGTCCGCTCCGAGATGTCCCAGCAGTTTTCGCCGCTCCAGACTCATGGTTTCGGGCATCGTTAGAACCAGGCGCAGCCCCTTGACCGCGCATACGAATGCCCGCGCAATACCGGTATTGCCGCTGGTGGGTTCAACGATGAGTGTATCTTCCCCGATCTTGCCCTGGGCGATCCCTGCTTCGATCATGGCCACTCCGATACGGTCTTTCACGCTGCCCAATGGATTTGAATACTCGAGCTTGGCCAGAATCGTCACGTCCATGCCGCGTGTAATGGTATTGAGCCGTACCAAAGGAGTACGACCGACCGCTTTGCATACGTCCGAGTAGATGCTTTTCATGCTTTATTCTCCAGACGGTCCGGCCTGCGATTCCGCCGTGGCCGACCCTTTGTAGATCAGTTCCGGAGGTCTCAATATGACTTTGGTGTCGGGGGGAATGCTTTCCGTTATCCAGACGTTTCCGCCGACGACACTCCGGGCTCCGATCACGGTATCTCCCCCCAAAATAGTGGCTCCGGAATAGATGATCACGTCATCCTCGATGGTGGGATGCCGTTTCCGATTCCGATACAAGGCGCCCGCTCCTTTGGGGAGCGACAGAGCCCCCAAGGTCACTCCCTGGTAAATACGAACGCGATCGCCGATCATGGTAGTCTCTCCGATGACCACCCCGGTCCCGTGGTCGATAAAAAAACTCTCTCCGATTTGAGCGCCGGGATGAATGTCAATCCCGGTAAGGCTGTGTGCGTATTCCGTCATGATGCGCGGCAACAGGGGAACGCCGTGTTCGAGCAGAGCATGGGCCATGCGATAAACGGATATGGCGAACATGCCCGGATAGCT from Deltaproteobacteria bacterium encodes:
- a CDS encoding ferritin family protein; the protein is MIYAFNANEILQMAIDVEENGLVFYELAQEKVEEPEVKDIFRFLAGEERAHKKQFESLKAALPESAKAETVWDPNDQMVQYLQMMADLHVFGKAGVSEKYLEHVKSTEDALNMAIQFEKDSIIFFLSLEEAVEDRQARLKVMDLINEERQHIKKLALKLRQLRR
- a CDS encoding flavodoxin family protein, with protein sequence MKVVGIYGSPRKNGNSDVLLDKALEGAQSLGAEVSKLFARKLNIGGCLECGGCDETGACVIRDDMDRVYAELLTADAVIMAAPVFFYGVPAQLKALIDRCQAMWSKRRIEKSPEQRKTYDRGRGYLIGVGASRGKQLFDGMELTAKYFYDALDMSYEGSLLMRGLDAKEDAVQKPKMLAEAFEFGRQVVQAAK
- a CDS encoding rubredoxin, translating into MDRYVCQVCGYVYDPEAGDPDNGVPKGTKFKDLPDDWTCPVCGASKDQFEKE
- a CDS encoding flavodoxin domain-containing protein, with product MRPFKIAENIYWVGAIDWNVRDFHGYSTYQGTTYNAYLVMDEKVTLIDVVKKPFVRDMLDRVRQIVDPKKIDILISNHTEPDHTGAMPHVLDAIGADKPLYCSKMGHKNLQLHFHKDWNFQPVETGGTLKIGKRTLTFLETRMLHWPDSMFTYVNEDKLLFSSDAFGQHYAGPERFDDEVGDAIMPHALKYFANILTPYAPLILKLVEKVTDLGLELNTICPDHGVIWRQDPEKIINKYVEWSLQKPKKKAVVVFDSMWESTRMMAEAIVEGLVEKGIKTVPMRLRACHRSDIITEIHEAGAVIVGSPTLNNGLFPTVADFLAYMKGLRPQNKIGAAFGSYGWSGEAVKLIEAELDAAKMKLVEPGLNIHFVPGSEGLESCFEFGAKIGKALLARISD
- a CDS encoding PAS domain S-box protein yields the protein MSAQNNREMEPERSILIEEAVENTNEAFVTIDEDHRVLFFNRAAEKLFGYSRDEVVGRDLNLILSSDCSVRHRRAVTRYLESKQAVRIGHASELMVSRKNGEQFPASISFSVSEIHGKSYFTAILQDLTERKALQEQLLKNERLAALGQVVAEITHEIKNPLISIGGFAQQLARKATDDASAKKLEIICRETSRLEKLLAELRELYHPGAQDFRPVDIRQLLADVIHLSNPGCSEKRVTIEYETGEEPVLVQGDKDKLTQVFLNLIQNSSEAMTHGGKITVQSRSTDDSVVITVSDEGPGVSEELLDKLFSPFVTTKKHGSGLGLAISKRIVEDHHGKILAKSAEGKGTQMIITLPLLDRK
- a CDS encoding thioredoxin domain-containing protein, producing MSESKLGGGGFRNHLAGEKSPYLLQHADNPVDWYPWNEEAFSKAKLEDKPIFLSIGYATCHWCHVMAHESFEDEEAARVLNGSFVSIKVDREERPDIDQIYMSVCQALTKSGGWPLTIIMTPDAKPFFAGTYFPKKGRMGMPGLMDILGQISDLWKNDRERIFRLGNEITRALQSSSERSSPPRTLDVNTLQKAYSYLSRNFDPKYGGFGSAPKFPSPHQLTFLIRWHTRRNDPVAGKMVIETLDAMRNGGIFDQIGFGFHRYSVDERWLVPHFEKMLYDQALLLMAYVEAYQAFGEERFARTAREICTYVLRDMTAPEGGFYSAEDADSEGKEGLFYVWKPEELIRLLGKEAGDLFCDFYNIQAGGNFEEGYSIPHVTHGADVLARRMNMERSQLVNALDASRARLFEVREKRVHPLKDDKIIASWNGMMIASMAKAYQALREPAYISAAANAADFILNRLRSSDGALIRRFREGEAAHAGFADDYAFLIWGLIELYEATFEVRFLKHAVALNDRMLDLFWDDSGKGFFFTGKENEKLIARTKELYDGAVPSCNSVGVLNLMRLGRMTGRVDLEQKADEAIKAFSSELAEAPMAHTQFMNALDFMIGPSREIVIAGDPVSEMTMRMIEKIHARFLPNKVLLLREGGKHGDELIDLSPFVEPLRPIEGRPTAYVCEQYACKTPVMDVDSLENVLG
- a CDS encoding HEAT repeat domain-containing protein, which codes for MEAPERTGRALRKRVAGLLSAGDVDSILCQLIELPARKIINPLILALYSGDEETRWRAVLSVGAVVAHLAQEDMESARVIMRRFMWSLNDESGGIGWGAPEAMGEIMARHEGLAREFAPILISYLREDGNFLELEALQRGAVWAVARAGQVRPDLFRAAGPHLLPYLESTDPAVRGLAAWSLGVLGFRGARNKLEALLADHAEIIIAPEHRPIATRVSRLAREALNALSEQPA
- a CDS encoding ferritin family protein — protein: MSSKENLIKIFEYALNQEKTGMSFFRTSIDRMGIGSAIDAFRKLIKEEQRHIDFISRILENLKEKDEVEIPDMKEVAIKETDFFDDRSESEFLEQCIEGSMVPDVTVFNTAWLIEKDLSEFYEKMASQTAGKAKQALEMLSRWEKSHEIFFRKYRDKLSDMYSRMPWGG
- the cysK gene encoding cysteine synthase A, translated to MKSIYSDVCKAVGRTPLVRLNTITRGMDVTILAKLEYSNPLGSVKDRIGVAMIEAGIAQGKIGEDTLIVEPTSGNTGIARAFVCAVKGLRLVLTMPETMSLERRKLLGHLGADLILTPGAEGMKGAIAKAREVLANESNAYMPNQFENPANPEIHRKTTAEEIWQDTGGEVDLFVGGVGTGGTITGVAEVIKARKPGFKAVAVEPIHSPVLSGGQPGPHKIQGIGAGFVPKVLNTSILDEVVTVSNDQAFETARDLAKIEGLLCGISSGAAVAAALELARRPENKGKRLVTVLPSTGERYLSTELFQA
- a CDS encoding heavy-metal-associated domain-containing protein, yielding MKTIEIKGMSCKHCVAAVTKALNEIKGLSDVSVNLEKGEASFEKAASVDDSAIKAAVKRAGYEVV